A portion of the Psilocybe cubensis strain MGC-MH-2018 chromosome 10, whole genome shotgun sequence genome contains these proteins:
- a CDS encoding 3-ketodihydrosphingosine reductase TSC10 → MFGLFSKKWNPEGKHVYITGGSSGLGLGLAHILAQKGAHISIVARSQSKLDEAIESIEKLRVNPSQIFKAYSHALDSGDAAAKALQLVAEAHGGELPDAIFTCAGSSKPMFFIDTTEQDMVDGMTNAYWLQAWTAWRVSSHKRQAATKQMVKAGKKGAKIVFVSSLLGYMSFLGYTSYTPGKHALRGLADTLHSELKLYGIDVHIYFPGTMFTPGYEEENKTKPAITQAIEGTDGLTSDQAAQALYKGVVNGNYHISGDLITDLFHASTRGSAPRNNWLLEGLYDLVAYFAVPVWRSGVESQVLAHRDEHQTYLAKKGFFS, encoded by the exons ATGTTTGGTCTTTTCTCCAAAAAGTGGAACCCGGAGGGCAAA CATGTCTATATAACAGGAGGAAGTtcgggattgggattgggtcTTGCCCATATTCTCGCTCAAAAGGGAGCACACATTTCCATTGTCGCGAGGAGTCAGAGCAAATTGGACGAGGCCATTGAATCTATCGAG AAACTGCGAGTGAACCCCTCGCAAATCTTCAAAGCGTATTCTCATGCGCTGGACTCTGGTGATGCGGCAGCCAAAGCTCTTcaactggttgctgaggctCATGGCGGTGAACTGCCCGACGCCATCTTTACATGCGCTGGATCTTCAAAACCAATGTTCTTCATTGACACAACGGAGCAGGACATGGTGGATGGAATGACGAATGCGTATTGGTTGCAGGCATGGACAGCTTGG CGTGTTAGCTCTCATAAAAGGCAGGCCGCTACAAAACAAATGGTCAAGGCCGGGAAGAAAGGCGCCAAAATTGTATTCGTGTCATCGCTTCTCGGGTATATGAGTTTCTTGGGGTATACCTCGTACACGCCAGGGAAACATGCGCTAAGAG GCCTTGCTGACACTCTCCACTCGGAACTCAAACTCTACGGCATCGACGTCCACATTTACTTCCCTGGTACAATGTTTACACCCGGCTATGAGGAGGAGAACAAGACAAAACCAGCCATTACACAGGCTATAGAAGGTACGGACGGATTGACCTCGGACCAGGCAGCGCAGGCGTTATATAAAG GCGTCGTGAACGGAAATTACCATATCTCTGGCGACTTAATTACTGACCTATTCCACGCATCAACGCGTGGGTCTGCTCCGAGAAACAATTGGCTATTGGAGGGACTGTATGATTTGGTCGCTTAT TTTGCCGTCCCAGTGTGGCGGTCTGGGGTAGAGTCACAGGTACTTGCGCACCGGGACGAACATCAGACATACCTCGCCAAGAAAGGATTCTTCTCGTAA
- a CDS encoding Glycogen phosphorylase — MTSTIDPNTIGKPVRPRRHVRTLTGYLPEKDEEGRDKWPKGEEKVWKDGMRSLDKDVNDITRSFVNHVQTSLARQPYNIDDLGAYHAAALSTRDNLLVNWNDTQLTYTRKAPKRAYYLSLEFLMGRTLDNALLNLGLKDEYKQGVRKLGFNIEDILEQERDAGLGNGGLGRLAACYLDSSASQELPVWGYGLRYKYGIFQQLISPSGDQLEAPDPWLDNQNPWELPRLDVTYQIRFYGHADRLDDGTGRALWQGGQEVLAQAYDVMIPGYGTRSTNNLRLWESKPKRGFDLNSFNAGNYEGAVESSNSAQAITSVLYPNDHTWKGVEIEAAVVRVLVSGKGAMAYSVISFWTAASLADILRRFKNLNKHIREFPDYVAIQLNDTHPTLAIPELMRILIDEEDLSWDAAWSIVTNVFFYTNHTVLPEALEKWPVPLLEHVLPRHMQIIYDIVYLLPMKPRRAMLIQCAILAVEKKFPGDRDRLSRMSLIEEGIPKQVRMAHLACIGSRKVNGVAELHSELVRTTILKDFVEFEGISKFGNVTNGITPRRWLDQCNPELSALISKTLKLDKSVWLKDLTKLEGLLPFTEDKAFRDEWAAIKQRNKERLAHYVQTTLGLTIRTDAMFDVQIKRIHEYKRQTLNILGVIHRYFTLKNMSAEEKKKVNPRVVFFAGKAAPAYFIAKLTIRLIVNVARVINSDPDTKDYLQLYFLPDYSVSLAEVLIPASDISQHISTAGTEASGTSNMKFCLNGGLLLGTVDGANIEIAEEVGESNVFFFGHLTPAVEDLRYQHLYHPIPIEQKCPALAHVINQVAAGVFGDGHVYEPLLNTIRQSDYYLLTDDFDSYIAALAMVDEAYLDKDEWAKKSIRTTAKMGKFSSDRAINEYAESYWNIEPVIVEKA; from the exons ATGACCTCCACCATCGATCCGAATACTATTGGCAAACCAGTGCGCCCACGTCGCCATGTCCGCACTCTCACAG GTTATCTTCCTGAgaaagacgaagaaggaCGCGATAAATGGCCTAAGGGTGAAGAAAAGGTCTGGAAAGATGGGATGAGGTCTCTCGATAAGG ATGTCAACGATATCACGCGTTCTTTTGTGAACCATGTCCAAACCTCTCTGGCCCGTCAACCATACAACATTg ATGACCTCGGTGCATACCATGCTGCCGCTCTCTCCACACGAGACAATCTTTTG GTAAACTGGAACGATACCCAGCTAACATATACTCGCAAAGCCCCTAAACGAGCTTACTATCTTTCACTGGAGTTTTTGATGGGGCGAACTCTCGATAACGCT CTCCTTAACCTGGGGCTTAAAGATGAATATAAACAAGGTGTCCGCAAGCTCGGATTCAACATTGAAGATATCCTAGAGCAGGAGAGAGACGCCGGTTTAGGAAATGGTGGACTTGGTCGCCTCGCTGCCTGCTATCTTGACTCTTCCGCCTCTCAAGAGCTTCCTGTCTGGGGTTACGGTCTGCGATACAAGTACGGTATCTTCCAGCAGCTTATTTCTCCCTCAGGAGACCAGCTTGAG GCTCCTGACCCATGGCTGGACAATCAAAACCCATGGGAACTCCCCCGTCTTGACGTCACCTATCAAATTAGATTCTACGGACATGCCGACAGACTCGACGATGGAACTGGGCGTGCTTTATGGCAAGGCGGACAGGAAGTCCTTGCACAGGCGTATGATGTTATGATTCCTGGGTATGGAACCCGGTCGACTAACAACTTGAGGCTCTGGGAAAGCAAACCCAAGCGAGGATTCGACTTGAACTCCTTCAATG CTGGAAACTACGAAGGAGCTGTTGAATCGTCCAACAGTGCTCAAGCTATCACCTCTGTTTTGTATCCCAATGATCATAC TTGGAAAGGAGTTGAGATTGAAGCAGCAGTAGTACGTGTTCTGGTTTCCGGCAAAGGTGCCATGGCTTATTCTGTCATTAGCTTCTGGACCGCTGCCAGTTTAGCTGACATTTTGCGTCGCTTTAAGAATCTTAACAAGCATATCCGCGAATTCCCTGACT ATGTTGCTATCCAGCTAAACGAT ACCCACCCTACTCTTGCCATTCCTGAATTGATGAGAATACTGATCGACGAGGAAGACCTAAGCTGGGATGCTGCCTGGTCCATCGTCACCAACGTTTTCTTCTATACTAACCACACCGTGCTTCCT GAAGCTCTCGAAAAATGGCCTGTGCCTTTGTTGGAGCACGTCCTGCCAAG ACATATGCAGATCATCTATGATATC GTATATCTATTGCCTATGAAACCCCGTAGGGCAATGCTGATTCAATGCGCCATTTTAGCTGTTGAGAAAAAGTTCCCTGGAGACCGCGACAGGCTCTCAAGGATGTCCCTGATCGAAG AGGGCATCCCAAAACAGGTTCGCATGGCGCACCTTGCATGCATTGGCAGTCGCAAAGTAAATGGGGTTGCCGAG TTGCACAGTGAACTCGTTCGAACCACTATCTTAAAAGATTTCGTCGAATTTGAGGGAATCAGCAA ATTCGGAAACGTTACCAACGGAA TCACTCCCCGCCGATGGCTCGACCAG TGTAACCCAGAACTCAGCGCCCTCATTTCCAAAACCCTTAAGCTGGACAAGAGCGTGTGGTTGAAAGACctcaccaaacttgaaggCCTGCTTCCATTTACTGAGGACAAGGCTTTCCGCGACGAGTGGGCAGCCATCAAGCAGCGCAACAAGGAGCGCCTCGCTCACTATGTGCAGACTACCTTGGGTCTTACCATTCGTACCGATGCTATGTTTGATGTGCAGATCAAG CGTATCCACGAGTACAAACGCCAAACTCTTAATATCTTGGGAGTCATCCAT CGCTACTTCACTTTGAAGAACATGTCAGCggaggagaaaaagaaggtcAACCCCCGTGTTGTATTCTTCGCTGGAAAAGCTGCCCCTGCCT ATTTCATTGCCAAGCTC ACGATTCGCTTGATTGTGAATGTCGCCCGGGTCATCAACTCCGATCCAGATACCAAGGATTATCTGCAACTTTACTTCTTGCCAGATTACTCCGTCTCGTTGGCAGAGGTTTTGATCCCAGCTTCTGATATCAGTCAACACATCTCCACTGCTGGAACTGAAGCTTCTGGTACTTCGAACATGAAGTTCTGCCTGAACGGTGGGCTTTTGCTCGGAACAGTTG ATGGTGCTAACATTGAGATCGCCGAAGAG GTTGGAGAAAGCAATGTCT TCTTCTTTGGACACTTGACTCC TGCCGTCGAGGACCTTCGCTATCAGCACTTGTACCATCCCATCCCGATTGAACAGAAATGCCCAGCGTTGGCCCATGTTATCAATCAAGTTGCCGCTGGAGTGTTCGGCGATGGTCATGTCTACGAGCC TCTCCTCAACACCATCAGGCAATCTGATTACTACCTGCTTACTGACGACTTCGATTCTT ACATCGCTGCTCTTGCTATGGTTGACGAGGCGTACCTTGACAAAGATGAGTGGGCTAAGAAGTCCATTAGGACGACTGCCAAG ATGGGCAAGTTCAGCTCTGACCGTGCCATCAACGAGTACGCGGAGAGTTACTGGAACATCGAGCCAGTCATTGTTGAGAAAGCTTGA